The DNA region CTTCACAGTCATTCACCTGCCTTCTGAATATCAATTATCTCGCGGTAAACAGGAGATGAGCTTTCAAGCTCGTCATTCGTACCTGAACCTTCGCATTTTCCGTCTTCCATGACGATTATTCTGTCCGCGTTCTTCAGTGAAGTTGCACGCTGTGAGATCATGATAACGCTTGTATCCTTAAGGTCTTCCGAAATGGCCTTTCTCAGCAGATAATCGGTCTGCATGTCCAGAGCACTTGTGCTGTCGTCAAGGATGAGTACAGCCGGCTTCGAGATAACTGCACGGGCAATGGTAAGTCTCTGTTTCTGGCCGCCGGAGAAGTTGCGTCCGAACTGCTGAACAGGGGAATTGATACCTTCGGGAAGCTTACTGACGAATTCCCAGGCCTGAGCAGTTTTGAGCGCTGCGATTATCTCGTCATCCGTCGCATCTGGTCTGCCCATTCGTATATTGTCGGCAACAGTTCCGGAGATGACGGCAGCTTTCTGCGGAACGGATACAGCAAAACGCCGCACTTCAGAAAGACGGTATTCCTTTATATTCTTTCCGAATATCCTTATCTCGCCGCCTGTAACGTCATAAAACCGGGGTATAAGTGATGCGATCGTCGATTTTCCGCTTCCGGTACCGCCGATTATTCCAAGCGATTCGCCTTTTTTCAGTGCAAATGAAATATCAGTTACCGAATCCTCGGAAGCACCTGAATACCTGAAATTTACGTGGTCAAATTCAAGTGCCGGCTCATCGTTTTCAATTATGCTTTCCGTTCCGTCAGCCATCGATGAAGTCATGTCAAATATTTCAGAGATCCTTCCGGTAGCAGCGAAGGCTTTGGTGAAGATCCCGATAAGATTTGCAAGTACGATAAGGGCGAGGGAAATAGAGGTCATATAGCTTACGAAAGCAGTGATATCGCCCTGCGTAAGATCACCGGAATCAACTCTGAAGCCGCCGCACCAGATGATGACCGCTGCAGCCAGATTTATTATCATAAAAGTCAGCGGATTCAGTACAGCTGCTATCCTTCCGGCCATGATCACGTTTCTGCTCAGATCTTCCGTTGCTTCACGGAAGCTTTTGTTTTCTGCATCCTGCTTTGAAAAAGCACGGATCACCCTGATGCCTTCGAGGTTTTCACCGGTCAGAAGTGATATACGGTCAAGTTTCTTCTGGTTCTGCCGGTACATAGGAATAGTAATACTCATTATTTTCCATATTATGAACGAGATCAGCGGAGCAGTAACAAGAAAAATAAGCGAGAGTTTAACGTCACGGCTCATGGCCATGACCACTGCACCAATAATAAGGAAAGGCACGCGTGTACCGAGCCTTATGGCCATGTTTACACCTGTCTGAACTGCATTGGTGTCATTTATGAGCCTGTTTGTAAGTGTTGCCGGACCGAGTTTGTCTGTTTCAGTCCTTGAAAGCGAGTTTATGTGGCTGTAGAGAGCCTTCCTGAGAGCTGTGCCGAATCCGAATGCGCATTTTGCAGCGAAGTACTGGCAGATCAGAGCAAAGGTAAGTCCGGCGAAGCCGAGCAGTATTATGACTCCGCTCATTCGTTTTATATATGCCGTGTCACCGCCGGCTATACCGATATCGATTATTTTAGCTGTCACGAGCGGAACGATAAGTTCAAATATAGCTTCGAGAAGCTTGAAAAAAGGTCCCAGGAAAAGATATTTCCTGTATCCGTCAAGGTATTTAAAGAGTCTTTTCAAAAAATGCACTTCCTTATCCCGGCCTTTTTAAAGACCCGGCTTATATGATAGAACAGTCGTATCTTTGACTGGCCACTGTATTATTATAATCCAAAACCATCCGGTTTACAAGCAGAAAAATCTGTTGACAGTTCCTGTGCTGATAGTCTATAATATTTTTGAAGCCGTATCGGCAGGAACGCAGGTCAGACCGGATCTTCCGGTGCCGGGATCCATTCCGGATATTCTTGAATTTTTACAGGAGCATAAAGTGAAATGAAAATTATCAATGCCGGTTACAATCATATCCATGACAGTGATTTCAGGATCGAAAGGCCGGAAGGCAGCGGTGACAATCTTCTTATACTGCTTAAAACAGAAGGTATATTCAGTGTGGACGGAAAGGATATTACCGTTCCTGAGAATTCTGTTTTTGTTTATCGTTCGGGAACTCCTCAGTATTACAGATGCGTGCCCCGCGAAACGTTCAGGAATGACTGGGTACATTTTCAGTTTGAAGGAGATGAAGAAAAGGAATTTCTGAAACTCGGACTTGAATATGAAAAGCCGGTAAAGGTATCCGATATGAATTTTCTGAGTTTCTGTGTCAAGAAGATCGCTACTGAGTTCTGCTCTGACAACAGGAACCGCGATAAGAGCATAAGCTGCTGCATGTTCCTTATTTTCAGCAAGGCAGGGGAGTGCACTGAGAAAATAGCCGAAGAAAGCCGTGAAAACTATTACGAGGTGCTTTCCACTGTGCGCAACAGGATTTACAGCAGACCGTACGAGCCGCGAACTGCGAAAGGAACTGCCCACGAAGTCAGAATGAGTACGTCAGGCTTCCAGCACCTGTATAAAAAATGTTTCGGCGTCACGCTTTTTCAGGATATTATCAGAGCAAGGATAGAATACGCGTGCATGCTTCTTGAAACCACTTCACTCAGCGCAGTTGAAATCTCACAGATGAGCGGATACAATCACTACGCTCATTTTGTCAGACAGTTTAAAGAAATGACCGGAACAAGTCCGAGTGAATACAGAAAAACACGCATATAAGGCGATGAAATTAAAAAGCTATTGCAGTATTTGCATTTTTATAGTATAATTGATTTATGTATGAATGAAACAGGTTACTTTTGAAAGGATTTACCATGCTTATATTAGAAGATCTTAAAGCGGAACTTACAAATTACAGGCCGGAAATAGATGAGCTTCACGATGTGCTTGCGATAGAAAGTGCTAAGGAAAAGCTGGCTGAACTCCAGATGATGGTTGAGCAGCCGGGATTCTGGGATGATGTTGATAAATCACAGAAAACCATGCAGACAGTAAAAGGCCTTGAAAGTAAAATAGAAAAATTCGGAAAGCTTTCACAGATGCTTGAGGACCTCATAACAATGACAGAACTCTGTATCGAGGAAGGCGACGACAGCTCAAACGATGAAATCGAAGCTGAAGCCGAAGAATTCAAGAGA from Ruminococcus sp. HUN007 includes:
- a CDS encoding ABC transporter ATP-binding protein, whose protein sequence is MKRLFKYLDGYRKYLFLGPFFKLLEAIFELIVPLVTAKIIDIGIAGGDTAYIKRMSGVIILLGFAGLTFALICQYFAAKCAFGFGTALRKALYSHINSLSRTETDKLGPATLTNRLINDTNAVQTGVNMAIRLGTRVPFLIIGAVVMAMSRDVKLSLIFLVTAPLISFIIWKIMSITIPMYRQNQKKLDRISLLTGENLEGIRVIRAFSKQDAENKSFREATEDLSRNVIMAGRIAAVLNPLTFMIINLAAAVIIWCGGFRVDSGDLTQGDITAFVSYMTSISLALIVLANLIGIFTKAFAATGRISEIFDMTSSMADGTESIIENDEPALEFDHVNFRYSGASEDSVTDISFALKKGESLGIIGGTGSGKSTIASLIPRFYDVTGGEIRIFGKNIKEYRLSEVRRFAVSVPQKAAVISGTVADNIRMGRPDATDDEIIAALKTAQAWEFVSKLPEGINSPVQQFGRNFSGGQKQRLTIARAVISKPAVLILDDSTSALDMQTDYLLRKAISEDLKDTSVIMISQRATSLKNADRIIVMEDGKCEGSGTNDELESSSPVYREIIDIQKAGE
- a CDS encoding AraC family transcriptional regulator; translation: MKIINAGYNHIHDSDFRIERPEGSGDNLLILLKTEGIFSVDGKDITVPENSVFVYRSGTPQYYRCVPRETFRNDWVHFQFEGDEEKEFLKLGLEYEKPVKVSDMNFLSFCVKKIATEFCSDNRNRDKSISCCMFLIFSKAGECTEKIAEESRENYYEVLSTVRNRIYSRPYEPRTAKGTAHEVRMSTSGFQHLYKKCFGVTLFQDIIRARIEYACMLLETTSLSAVEISQMSGYNHYAHFVRQFKEMTGTSPSEYRKTRI